The genomic stretch ggagcattaaatatacatgaaaacaaaaactatttgcacagttcatctgtaaaccacgagatgaatcttttgagcctacttactctataattagacaatatttgtcaaataaaaacgaaagtgctacagtgccgtttttcacccgtttttgcgaactgaacaaggcctaaagtgcTGCGGCGTGCAGTTCACGGCCTAATGTTCAGGACCCTTGCCATTAGGCTGGCCCACATATACACGAGGACACCATGTCCAGGGCCTAAACATCGAAAGAGGAGGACATCTCGCTCTCCTCCTCACCCGATCTAGTGTGTAGTTGGGCCTCAGGATCCTAAAAGGGGTTCCAATGTTCGGGCCTATGTTAAATTCCACCTAATCCTATTCAATATTTTTCATGGGCCAAAGTTGATCATTTCTATCTTTTATCCATTTGACGAGATGAGATGAGACATAGATAGAGAACCGCAATGATGGTCGGTTCCATACCCAATTTCATCTCTAATAAATCAACTTGTAAAATTATCTTAAGTTTTTTTTGAAGTTTAATGTAATTTATCGAAATAGAATGCCAACTTAAAATCTTTAGATCAGATATACTATTAAGTATATTTTCATTATATGCGCGTTTAGGGTGAATAATATTAGTGCCTACAAATTCAGTTAAACAAAAAAAGGATTTATGATAACTCTTGAAAATTAATCTACTTTGGAGATggaggaagaaggaagtaattcagAGTAGTACTCCCTTTCATTCTAACACTCAAAATTTATTCCTCAAATATAATGCATTCTACAGGACAAAACTTAATTTTACATTAAATACTTTCTATTTATCAGCAATCACCATTAATCAAGTTGATTATAAGGTCTGATTAGAAAAATAAAGCGAGAATACATGCGTCTTTTATGTTCTCTTTGAATTTGTCTTAAGATGTCTAGAATGCACTTTATTACATGTCAGAGGAAGTAAATTATTAAATCACACGGCTTGGTGCCTGAAATGACTAGTAGGCTGTAGTCATTTGGAAATTATCTTTCAGATCGCTGTAATCATTCCAAATACTAAAAGAATCCCATACTTTGTTCGTTCGAAAGGAATCACATACTACTTCGATTAGCTGATGAAACACTCTCGATCGTACCTGGTTAGTCAGTTTGGTGCTAAAAGTCGTTTGCTTCATTGTTTGTGTCTGGTTGTCTGCACTTGGGGCCTTGCTAGTGTGTCGTTGCAAAACCGTGCGATGAAGGTCTTGTCTGTTCactcaaaaaacaaaaacttttcaaaatttttcgtcatatcgaattttacGATATATGCattgaatattaaatataatcgaaaacaaaaataaattacataattTACCTGTTAATTGCGAGATAAATATTTTGAGTTTGAGGCTACtcagtttataattagacaataaatgTCAaacaaaaacgaaagtgttatcgtaccaaaaatttaaaaaattatcaaagctaaacaaggccgaaaacGTGTTTAGAGCCTTCATcaattttttcctatttttttctcacaagTTTTCGTTCTTTAGTCTCACACGTCaattaaggccttatttagttctcaaaaaaaattgcaattttttttttcaaattcttCATTACATCAAattatgtatggagcattaaatataaataaaataaataattaattagacaatttatctgtaatttatgagatgaatcttttaaatttagttagtctatggatagacaatatttatcaaatacaaacgaatatgttataatatttattttgcaaTAAAATTTAGAATttaacaaggcctaaacttGTGGTTAGGAACGATGCAGGACTACTGCTCGTACGGAGCAGCAGATCTGGTACCTAGGTGCTCGTTATTTTTGGGGAAAAATTAAATTATAAATGTATAAATATTTgtaggacagagggagtaaatCTGCTAGGTATTTTAGcagttttttttataataaatcagtaaaCACTATTTTCTGTTATGGACTATACAAACAAACAAGGAGGACACTGGACAGTGGACACGGAGCATCGAACGGTCAGAGTTCAGACCATGACGACAGTATCGGGTACTACTCTGGACTCGCAGCAGTGCCTGCCGGCCGGTTGAGGCGCAGGAAGTGAGCAGCCTGCAGGCACTTGGGCCGTGCCACGGTCCCCAAACATGCATGCGCCAAATATCATACCGTGCcaagttatttatttatttaagttttattaaatttataaaatatattaataatatCTATGATACGAAACAATGAGCATCATTAGAAACTTGGATTAAATATAGAGTTAGAATTGCATCTTTTTTGTAGAACTGGTGTATACGTACTAGTACCCCTCAAGTACCAACCTTTCAATTTGACTGCTCGTATTTTGCACAAATGTTTACGTAGTCAGCCGGAAATGCATAGCATGCCGGTGTGCTtttgattaaaaaaaaagaatctgCTGATATTTTGTCGCTTTATTTAACCAAACAAACACGGTTTGTCAAGGCTCGCAGAAAGTAAAACCCAAGTTGTCAATTACTCTGGAATAAAGGCTAGTACTCTATTTGATTCCGTACACTAAAACCATCCCGCCCTTGGATTACTAGCATCGTCCAGACGTGCAGTGACAACACATTTTCTATTGCAATAAGGTTCACAGTCACTGCCATCTTTTCCTACAACAAAACAAAAAGGAATGTTACAAATTTACAAAGGCTTGaacactttttttttaaaaaaaaaaaattaaaacttgCCTAAACACTTTTCCCCTTGAGACAACACTTTGTGTTCTTGTAACAAAAAGGAATGTCAGTTTGATTAAACAGACTAAATGGGCTTTAGCCAAAGTCACCAAATTAAATGAGCCTAAATCTCACATTTTAGTTAATTTGGAACCAAACACCATGtctcttttagtctcttttcgCCACCAAAAACACTAAACAAGTTCGTAACGTTGCAGCTCTTTGCCTTTAGGTGTTTTGTGGAGTCCAgtcccgtcccgtcccgtcccgtGCGTGACACTGTACGTACATACTCCTGGTGGGTGAATCCTGAAACCCTGATCGCCCTGCACGGCTGCACCTGCAAGAGCCGTTTGTGAAACTGAAACCGGCAGAAAACAGGCCCGGCAAgcagacagagacaggggaagGCGAATCCATTTCGAAACGGGAAacaacgctgcgagatcggccAGTCCACACGTCTTTTTTCCCCGACACGCCCTCCCCGGCCCAGACTCGCTCTGCACGTACGACTgcatcttttgatcttagttagtccataattgaataatatttgtcacaaacaaatttttcagttttcggaactaaacaaggccctagtagaGAAAACAGGGGCTGGGACCGACGGATGGATGCTCCAACGAACGCAGGACAGGTACAAGTACAGGCTGCACCACAACTGCCAGTCGCGCGCAGGCCTCCTCTAGTCTTCTTGCCGGCCGGCTGCTTGTGCTAGCAGTAGCAGATAGGAGGAGTGGCCGGGGTGCCCGGGTGTCGCCCATGGGACGGACGCCGTGCTGCGacagggcggccgtgaagcgGGGCCCGTGGTCgccggaggaggacgaggcgctGCGGAGCTACGTCCAGCGCCACGGCAGCGGCGGCAACTGGATCGCCATGCCCAAGAAAGCCGGTGAGTGATCGATCGAGCCAGCGActtcaccccctcctcctccttcctcctctCTCAACTGCTGGTACCTGCGTGCCATAGTACTAGTAGCATGCACTGACGACGGGTTGCTGCGTTGCCGGCCGGCGCGTCGCATGCAGGGCTCAAGAGGTGCGGCAAGAGCTGCAGGCTGCGCTGGCTCAACTACCTCCGCCCCGACATCCGCCACGGCGGCTTCACCGCCGAGGAGGACGCCGTCATCTTGTCCCTCTACACCCAGCTCGGGAGCAAGTGAGTAGACGAACTCCTCCTCTTCCATCTTTCTTCAATTTCTTGATGCCATGCCGTGCCCAAGCATCTCTTTGACTGCTCCACGCCAGGTGGTCGCTGATAGCCTCGCAGATGGAGGGGAGGACGGACAACGACGTCAAGAACCACTGGAACACCAAGCTCAAGAAGCGcctcctcgccgccgcggcCACCTCCTCGCCGCCACCCCACGCCCGGCTGCCGGCACCCGCGCCTGCTTCCCGTACCGCACACGTTTCCGCGTCGTCACTGTTCCCATCGCTCGCCATACCGACCGTGAAGACCGAGGCGTACACCTACGACGACTTCCTGGCGCCGGCGCTCGGTGACCCgttcgccgccgccgacggctcCACCTCGGCCGCCTCCGCGGCGTCGTCGGCCTCCAACTGGTCCACGGCGGACAACGGCGCCAGCGAAGTGTCCCTCTTCCTGCTGGACTTCTGCGCGGGCCCCGACCtcggcgccgtcgccgccgccgaccaGCTCAAGCTACCCGGCGGCTACTACTACCCTCTCGACTCGAGCTTGTCGCCGGTATAGCTAGCTTCTTCATgcgtacgtcgtcgtcgtcgatcgtTCCAACGACAGAGTAGCGGTAGATTGGTAGTACCATGTTGCATGTTCTCGGGAGTCGGGGTCGTCGCTTCGTGATCAGACGCTGCATGAAAACCCGCGTTTTGTCTTCACGGAAAATTTCTGCCGAAATTAACATTTCCATCGGTGATCGGTGAAAGAAAAAAACTACTATCTGTGATTGAAAATGTGCTACTCGTAGTTGCTTAATTCTGTTCTCACATACATGCGATGCAGTGCTCTAGTCTTCTTGATGAAAAAAAAAGCATGATGTTCTTGcgtgcctatatatatatattaactcGTTTGGTTTGAAAATATTTCAGTGCTACTCCATAAATGGGGGAAAATTTTCAAATTTCTGTAAGATTATTGGTTCTTTAGTCCAGGAtcgctaaggccagtctcaatggggtttcattagagtttcatgcatattaaatatgctgatgtgacgctatattaatgaagagcgagatgataagagtttcatgagaGTAGAGAGAATTTCATCTGCGTGAAACTTCTATgtactgtttccaaaatattgatgtgttggaaactgtgtcatgaaactctcATTGAGGATGGCCTAACTTCCTGTCCGTTCCCGTCTGAAAATGGTGACTGCTTCTGGTTTGCCAGTCGATCGGAGGGATAGGATAGCCCGGGAGCAAGCAAGCTTCAGTTTCCGGGCACCATGGACGGACGACGCTCAAATTCACCTCGTTGAGTCGTTCTTCTTCCCGGCCAGCGTGTAGCTGTCCAGTTAATTTACCCAAGCACTTGCACACTGTCAGTTACGTTCTTTCTAGTGCTGTGTGATGCCTGGCATACTGGCGTGAACGAATCAGATATTCAGATCAGTAGCTAGATCAGTGATGAATGGCGGTGTCAATTTCTTATTAGCACGAATTCGCATGTTGGATGGTGCAGTGACCTGCTCAATACTACTCCCTGTCTCTGGGCTGGTGGTGAAAAAGGATCAGGGTCCATAATGGGTACGGAGATTCGCTTTCCTGCGTGATGATAAAGAGATCACAAGGCGTCCTCCGTCTCTGTCCTCATAGGGCCTGAAAAATCAGGAAGGGGCCACCGGAGGGAGAACAAGAACAGATTGAAACTGGATGCACGGGGGTGGGGCCCGTGCAACTGCAAAAGGACAGATGAAacttatcaaaaaaaaaaagaagagagagagagagagagagagagggacagATGAAGCGCATGTGGCTGATGAAACAATGCAACAGCGAGATGATTAGGGCTACTGTATATCCTAATGACCTGCATTATTTTTTTTGCGAGGATAATGACCTACATTTGGCATGACCCGTCAAGGAATTATATGGTCGCATCAGCTGACATGAGCAGGCAAGAAAGAGAGCATCGCATTCGCATGTACCGAAGGACTTTGAATAAGCACACGGTCATTTGCTTACTCCTAAGTTTGAAATTTTCTGTAtgctcaaaaacaaaaaaagtttGAATTTTTCTACTCCCTCCCTGGTCAATGCATCCACTAGTCTTGATCTCTTGGATAAACATCAGAAGCCAACTTGAGATAAACCAGAAACATCAGTAGGCACTAGGCAAGCCATACAGTACATGAGAGGATTGGTGGCTTCTTGGTGCATTGGATACATAAAAAAAGAGACGACGATGATGAGATGCCTCTGCTGCAGTCTGTTGCTACTGCTGGTACTACTGTTTACTCTCTGCATTCAGAATGCTTTTGTGGCCGGCCGGCCGTTGCGCGCGACCGTGGCGGTCTGGCAGTCCGGCAGAGAATCGGTTGCGCCGGCCGCTGCTCTGCCCCTCCGTGCACTCCTGCCGGCTGCCTGCCCGTGGCGGCCAGTCCAGTCCTCGCCGGAGCCAAAGAAAAGCCAATTGAAGCTGCTGTTGCTTTTTCTTTTGTTGCTGCGAGGATCGGTGTGCGAGTATCCCAACGAATACTATCACCGTCTGCATACTCCTCTGCGCTTTGCAGAACACGGTCATTGCAAATAAAAAAGCACGTTCCTTTGGCCTTGTGTAGATGAAAAAACATTTTAAAGTTTGACACTGtactattttcgtttttatttgacaaacattgtttaactatggactaactaggtttaaaaaatttgtttgtgatttacaaataaactgtgtaattagtgtatttttttatttttatttaatgcttcatgcatgtgtaagaatcgatgtgatgaggaatcttgtaaacttttaaaattttaggtgcatctaaacaaggcctttgtcgaGAACAAAGCACCCCAGCTTCATCTTCTGAGAACTGAGACTTGAAAGTTCACCCAAAGCTACTCCGTACTCTAGTAATCATATCCACTAAGGCTTTTGAGCCGGCAAAGTTTAACTCCCGTCACATTAAATGTTTAGATACATGCACGAAGTAATAAATGTAgaatatttacgaaactaaaaacacagctaaatAGTAATTTGTgaggcgaatcttttaagcctaattaatctataactggacactaattatcaaataagacaaaaatattatagtatctgttaaactttaacaccccaaACCAAACATTCCTCAGACACCAAACCCTTGTTAAGCTAGACAGGTCATGTCAATCAATGGAGCAGGGAAGCCAATAAAAGACTCTCTTTTGGATTTACCCTAATAATGTTTTATATTATAACAACATATTCTCCTATGTCTAAACTAAGCAAGACTGCAAAGGGACTGGACTTGCGGTGGTCGACAGCGAGGTTCCACCGCCCGGGCTCTTGTCATGACGCCCGCCTCTCTCAATATTCCGGCACGAGAAAGCGACCTGCCATGCTTTTCTTTTTTGCCCCCATCGTAGCCAGTGGCGGATCCAGAAATGGACCAAGAGGAGAGCTAAATAATACATGTTAAAATTTTTTTTGCTCACTCAATCCAGtacactaaggtcttgtttagttccaaatttttttgcaaaatacgaatagtagcattttcgtttgtatttgacaaatattgtccgatcatggactaactaggcttaaaagattcgtctcgcaaattacaggtagactgtgtaattagtttatctatatttagtgcttcatatatgtgccgcaagattagatgtgatgaaaaatctgaaaaattttataaaatattttgagaactaaacaagacctaatagatatagctaagattgataattcaatattgattcaaagtgttcaaagacaaagattcataaaataaacatagaaaattACCAAATATATGAagtcttttgctaaaaaaagaaaatatgttaaaaaaaatttgagcCCAAGAGGGGGGCTGCAGCCACCCCACCCCCCCTCGTGCATCCGCCAATGATCGTAGCAACTTGCATCGCCGAGTAGAAGACTACAATGCATCGACAATTCGACAGTCGATGCAGCTTTCGTTGAGACACTGAATCGCCGTACCGATCGCGCGCGGACCTTGTTTTGCAGCGGCTTGCCACTGGTGTGTCCTACTCCTACCAAAACGACCGAGGCTTTCCCCGTGTTCCAATTCCAAACCGTCACCACTCACAAGTGAACCAGTCCAGAAAACAAACAAATCTGATCAAGTTCATTCCGGCCAGAGAAAACAAAACTGAACGAAATTAAGCGTTCAGTGTCTCTGCATAAGACTTAAGAGACTGAGACGTTAATCAACAAGTCAATCACTGACAGAAATAATGTTCCACAACTTGAAGGGCGAATGAAACTCGATCGGTTCGGCCGTTAGTCGCCATCAGGAATAGATTTAG from Sorghum bicolor cultivar BTx623 chromosome 3, Sorghum_bicolor_NCBIv3, whole genome shotgun sequence encodes the following:
- the LOC8066610 gene encoding transcription factor RAX2; this encodes MGRTPCCDRAAVKRGPWSPEEDEALRSYVQRHGSGGNWIAMPKKAGLKRCGKSCRLRWLNYLRPDIRHGGFTAEEDAVILSLYTQLGSKWSLIASQMEGRTDNDVKNHWNTKLKKRLLAAAATSSPPPHARLPAPAPASRTAHVSASSLFPSLAIPTVKTEAYTYDDFLAPALGDPFAAADGSTSAASAASSASNWSTADNGASEVSLFLLDFCAGPDLGAVAAADQLKLPGGYYYPLDSSLSPV